Proteins from one Patagioenas fasciata isolate bPatFas1 chromosome 6, bPatFas1.hap1, whole genome shotgun sequence genomic window:
- the RGS2 gene encoding regulator of G-protein signaling 2 — MQSALFLALEHNSGRMERGGRRRSEAEEAEKGRMKRTIIKDWKTRLSYFLQNSSNSTKMKSKKVGKHRTYFRPSPEEAQLWSEAFDELLANKYGLAAFRAFLKSEFCEENIEFWLACEDFKKTKSPQKLTSKAKKIYNDFIEKEAPKEINIDFQTKNMIAQNIQEATHTCFSAAQKRVYSLMENNSYPRFLESEFYQELCKKTPVTRAAQGT; from the exons ATGCAGAGCGCACTGTTCTTAGCGCTGGAGCACAACAGCGGGCGTATGGAGCGGGGCGGCCGCCGCCGCAGCGAGGCGGAAGAGGCGGAGAAGGGCAGGATGAAGAGGACGAT TATTAAAGATTGGAAGACAAGACTGAGCTACTTTCTGCAGAACTCTTCCAATTCTACTAAAATGAAATCTAAGAAAGTGGGAAAACACCGCACCTACTTTAG ACCTTCCCCTGAAGAAGCCCAGCTGTGGTCAGAAGCCTTTGATGAACTTCTTGCTAATAAAT ATGGTCTTGCTGCTTTCCGAGCTTTTCTGAAGTCTGAGTTCTGTGAGGAGAACATAGAGTTCTGGTTGGCCTGTGAGGACTTCAAGAAAACCAAGTCACCCCAGAAGCTGacatcaaaagcaaaaaaaatctaCAATGACTTCATTGAAAAAGAGGCTCCTAAAGAG ataAACATAGACTTCCAAACCAAGAACATGATTGCACAGAACATTCAAGAAGCCACACATACGTGCTTCAGTGCAGCCCAGAAGAGAGTTTACAGCTTAATGGAGAATAACTCATACCCACGGTTTTTGGAATCTGAGTTCTATCAGGAGCTGTGCAAGAAGACACCCGTCACCAGAGCAGCCCAGGGGACATGA